The nucleotide window CCGGCGCGTCGTTCAGGTAGGGCGCGAGCTGCGCAGTGCGTTTCGGGACGGCCTGTAGCGCGACCTCTCGGTCCGCGTCCAACAGCGAGTAGTAGCCCACGTATAGGGTATCCGATCGCTCGGCGATGCCGATCCACAGCAGGTTATTAAAAAGCGACGGGTTGGTGTGCAGCCGCTCGTAACCGCCGAGTTGCCGTTCCACCGAGCCGGCGAAGACGGAGGTGACATAGGCCTTGTTCGCTACCGTGAGCAGCAGGTAGGCGCTGCTCAGGATGAGGCCGAGGCGGTTGATGCGGAGCCGGCGGGGATCCGCCCGCTTCAGAAACAGCGCCACGATCACGCCCACCAGCAGCGGGACCGTGTACAGGGGATCGATGATCGAGATGGTGCTGAAGGCGACGGGATAATCGGTGAAAGGCTGGAAAAGCTGCGTGCCGTAGTTGGTAAACGTGTCCAGGAGGGCGTGCGTGAACAGGGCCAGGAAACTCATCCAGGCCCATCGGAGCCACGAGGTGTTTTTACCGGGATAGACGCTGTACAGCAGCCGGCCCAGCACCAGCGAAAAGCCGGCGGCGAAGACAAAGGAATGGGAGAGCCCCCGGTGGATCGCCAGCTCCTGCACCTCGTCGATAAACGGGTAGAGCATGATGTCCAGGTCCGGCACGGTCCCGATGATTGCCCCCCAAAGAATGGCCTTGTTGCCCTCGCGCCGGCCCAGCACGGCCTCGCCGACGGCGGCGCCGAGCGCGAGTTGGGTCAGGGAATCCATGCAGTAATGCGGTTAGTCACGCGATTGGACATCCAGCTCAGTCGGCGGCGATCAATTCGGCGAGAAATGGCTCCAGGCTCTGGTCGGGCAGGCCGATCGTACGCTGGCGCAGGGTGAAGTCGCGATCGATGATATACGTCGTCGGAAGGGCGAAGACGCCTCCAAATGCGGTGCCGGCCGGCCCTTTGTCCAGCACGATGGGGTAATGCATGCCATGCTCCGCCACGAAGGCGCTCACTTCGGCGGCGTCTTCGTCGTACAGGATGGAAGCGACCCCCAGGACGACAAAATCTTCCGACCCGAGCTTATCTTGCAGTGCGATCAGGTCCGGAATCTCCTCCCGACACGGTGCGCACCAGGTCGCCCAGAAATTGACCAGGATCACCTTGCCGCGGTAGTCGTTGAGGCGCAGGGTGTCGCCGGCCAGACCCGCAAAGGCGATATCCGGCGCAGGCCCTCCGATGGTGGACGCGACCGCCGCGGCGGGTGTAGCGGCCGGGGGGACCGGCGGGGTCTCGGCGGATGGGGCGCAGCCGGCGAGAAAGAGGGTCAGTAACAGGGCTCGAATCATGCGTTTCGGATCTCGTTGACGGCCGTGCGAAGACGGTCCGGTGTGATACTTCCGTGCGAGGTATGAAACACCGCCTGCCCCTCGTGG belongs to Rhodothermales bacterium and includes:
- a CDS encoding metal-dependent hydrolase; translated protein: MDSLTQLALGAAVGEAVLGRREGNKAILWGAIIGTVPDLDIMLYPFIDEVQELAIHRGLSHSFVFAAGFSLVLGRLLYSVYPGKNTSWLRWAWMSFLALFTHALLDTFTNYGTQLFQPFTDYPVAFSTISIIDPLYTVPLLVGVIVALFLKRADPRRLRINRLGLILSSAYLLLTVANKAYVTSVFAGSVERQLGGYERLHTNPSLFNNLLWIGIAERSDTLYVGYYSLLDADREVALQAVPKRTAQLAPYLNDAPVRRLLWFSKGFFALEEAGGKLTFNDVRFPRSDLWFGAGGEYLFSFELVLSPDATAVETFTSADTSPRLTGELWSRFVGRVMGRE
- a CDS encoding TlpA disulfide reductase family protein; amino-acid sequence: MIRALLLTLFLAGCAPSAETPPVPPAATPAAAVASTIGGPAPDIAFAGLAGDTLRLNDYRGKVILVNFWATWCAPCREEIPDLIALQDKLGSEDFVVLGVASILYDEDAAEVSAFVAEHGMHYPIVLDKGPAGTAFGGVFALPTTYIIDRDFTLRQRTIGLPDQSLEPFLAELIAAD